From a region of the Ruminococcaceae bacterium KH2T8 genome:
- a CDS encoding carbamoyl-phosphate synthase large subunit, producing MPKKDDINKILIIGSGPIIIGQACEFDYSGTQACKALRKLGYEIVLVNSNPATIMTDPDVADRTYIEPLNVARIEQIIEKERPDALLPNLGGQSGLNLCSELAEAGVLEKYNVQVIGVQVDAIERGEDRIEFKNTMNALGIEMPRSHEAYSVEEALKIADELGYPVVLRPAYTMGGAGGGLVYNVDELKVVCERGLQASLVGQVLVEESISGWEELELEVVRDAKNNKITVCFIENIDPIGVHTGDSFCSAPMLTISQDVQDKLQEASYKIIEAIEVIGGCNCQFAHDPVSGRIVVIEINPRTSRSSALASKATGFPIALVSAMLACGLTLDEIPCGKYGTLDKYVPDGDYVVIKFARWAFEKFKGAQDKLGTQMRAVGEVMSIGKTYKEAFQKAIRSLETGRYGLGFAKNFHDKSKEDLMMMLNTPTSERQFIIYEALRKGATIDEIYEVTKIKHWFLEQMKELVEEEEALMKNKGEVPSKPVLLQAKLDGFSDRYLSKILDVTEESIRTKRYEYGIKEAWEGVHVSGTQDAAYYYSTYHLSEDKSPCNTDKPKIMILGGGPNRIGQGIEFDYCCVHAALALKKLGFESIIVNCNPETVSTDYDTSDKLYFEPLTLEDVLAIHEKEKPVGVIAQFGGQTPLNLAADLKKNGIKILGTSPETIDLAEDRDHFRAMMEKLNIPMPEAGMAVTVDEALEVANRIGYPVMVRPSYVLGGRGMEIVHDDEMLRVYMEAAVGVTPDRPILVDRFLHHATECEADAISDGTNCFVPAVMEHIELAGVHSGDSACILPSKNLTEKQVATIKEYTKKIAIEMGVCGLMNMQYAIEDDVVYVLEANPRASRTVPLVSKVCAINMVKIATEIMTSELTGRKSPVPELHDKVINHYGVKEAVFPFNMFQEVDPVLGPEMRSTGEVLGLSPNFGEAYFKAQEATKTMLPIEGTVLMSVCDRDKSDLLEVARAFNEVGFKILATGGTYDMIVGDGIPATKVKKLYEGRPNITDLIANGEINLIINTPAGKTSVHNDSYIRQEAIKHRIPYMTTMAAAKASAEGIKALKNNTHLGVKALQDFHAEIK from the coding sequence ATGCCAAAGAAAGACGACATTAACAAGATACTCATTATCGGCTCGGGCCCGATCATCATCGGACAGGCATGTGAGTTCGACTATTCCGGCACACAGGCGTGTAAGGCGCTTCGTAAGCTCGGATATGAGATCGTTCTCGTAAATTCCAACCCGGCTACGATCATGACAGATCCCGATGTGGCTGACAGAACTTATATTGAGCCGCTTAATGTTGCCCGTATTGAACAGATAATCGAAAAGGAACGTCCTGATGCTTTGCTTCCCAATCTCGGAGGTCAGTCAGGACTTAATCTTTGCTCTGAGCTTGCAGAAGCAGGCGTACTCGAGAAGTACAACGTACAGGTTATCGGTGTCCAGGTCGACGCTATCGAGCGAGGCGAGGACCGTATCGAGTTCAAGAACACGATGAATGCACTCGGTATCGAGATGCCCAGAAGCCATGAGGCTTATTCCGTAGAGGAAGCACTTAAGATCGCAGACGAGCTCGGATATCCCGTAGTACTTCGTCCCGCTTACACGATGGGTGGCGCCGGCGGCGGTCTCGTATATAACGTAGACGAGCTCAAGGTAGTATGCGAAAGAGGTCTTCAGGCCAGCCTCGTAGGACAGGTCCTCGTTGAGGAGTCTATCAGCGGTTGGGAAGAGCTTGAGCTCGAGGTAGTACGTGATGCAAAGAACAACAAGATCACTGTTTGCTTTATCGAGAATATCGACCCCATCGGTGTACATACAGGTGACTCTTTCTGTTCCGCACCTATGCTCACGATCTCTCAGGATGTACAGGACAAGCTCCAGGAAGCATCCTACAAGATCATCGAAGCTATCGAAGTAATCGGCGGTTGTAACTGCCAGTTCGCTCACGATCCCGTATCCGGAAGGATCGTAGTAATCGAGATCAACCCCAGAACATCCAGATCCTCTGCTCTTGCTTCCAAGGCAACAGGATTCCCCATCGCACTTGTTTCCGCTATGCTCGCATGCGGTCTTACACTTGACGAGATCCCCTGCGGTAAGTACGGCACACTTGATAAGTACGTACCCGACGGAGACTATGTTGTTATCAAGTTCGCAAGATGGGCTTTCGAGAAGTTCAAGGGCGCTCAGGATAAGCTCGGTACACAGATGCGTGCCGTCGGTGAGGTAATGAGCATCGGTAAGACATATAAGGAAGCTTTCCAGAAGGCTATAAGATCTCTTGAGACAGGAAGATATGGTCTCGGATTCGCTAAGAACTTCCACGATAAGAGCAAGGAAGATCTCATGATGATGCTCAATACTCCCACATCCGAGAGACAGTTCATCATCTACGAGGCACTTCGTAAGGGCGCTACTATCGATGAGATCTATGAAGTTACAAAGATCAAGCACTGGTTCCTTGAGCAGATGAAGGAACTCGTCGAAGAGGAAGAAGCTCTCATGAAGAACAAGGGCGAAGTACCTTCAAAGCCCGTTCTCCTTCAGGCTAAGCTCGACGGTTTCTCCGACAGATATCTCTCCAAGATCCTCGACGTTACCGAGGAGTCCATCAGGACAAAGAGATACGAGTACGGCATCAAGGAAGCATGGGAAGGCGTACACGTAAGCGGAACACAGGATGCTGCTTACTACTACTCCACATATCATCTCTCCGAGGACAAGAGCCCCTGCAATACGGATAAGCCCAAGATCATGATCTTAGGCGGCGGTCCTAACCGTATCGGTCAGGGTATCGAGTTCGACTACTGCTGCGTACATGCTGCACTTGCACTTAAGAAGCTCGGATTCGAGTCCATCATCGTTAACTGTAACCCCGAGACTGTATCTACTGACTACGATACATCCGATAAGCTCTATTTCGAGCCCCTGACACTCGAGGATGTTCTTGCTATCCACGAGAAGGAGAAGCCCGTAGGAGTTATCGCTCAGTTCGGCGGACAGACACCTCTTAACCTTGCAGCTGACCTCAAGAAGAACGGCATCAAGATCCTCGGTACGTCTCCCGAGACTATCGACCTCGCAGAGGACAGAGATCACTTCCGTGCTATGATGGAAAAGCTCAACATCCCCATGCCTGAGGCAGGAATGGCTGTTACCGTTGACGAGGCTCTCGAAGTTGCTAACCGCATCGGTTACCCCGTAATGGTAAGACCTTCTTACGTATTGGGCGGCCGCGGAATGGAGATCGTTCACGACGATGAGATGCTCCGCGTATACATGGAAGCAGCTGTAGGCGTAACACCCGACAGACCTATCCTCGTAGACAGATTCCTTCACCACGCTACAGAGTGTGAGGCAGATGCCATCTCCGACGGTACAAACTGCTTCGTACCCGCAGTAATGGAGCACATCGAGCTCGCAGGCGTACACTCCGGTGACTCCGCTTGTATCCTTCCTTCCAAGAACCTTACTGAGAAGCAGGTTGCTACGATCAAGGAATATACAAAGAAGATCGCTATCGAGATGGGCGTATGCGGCCTCATGAACATGCAGTACGCAATCGAGGATGACGTTGTATACGTACTCGAGGCTAACCCCAGAGCAAGTAGAACAGTACCTCTGGTATCCAAGGTCTGCGCTATCAACATGGTTAAGATCGCAACGGAGATCATGACATCCGAGCTTACAGGCAGGAAGTCACCCGTACCCGAGCTTCACGATAAGGTTATCAACCACTATGGTGTTAAGGAAGCAGTCTTCCCCTTCAATATGTTCCAGGAAGTAGACCCCGTTCTCGGACCCGAGATGAGATCCACAGGTGAGGTTCTCGGTCTTTCTCCTAACTTCGGCGAGGCTTACTTCAAGGCTCAGGAAGCTACAAAGACAATGCTTCCCATCGAGGGAACGGTCCTCATGTCCGTTTGCGACAGAGATAAGTCCGATCTTCTTGAAGTTGCAAGAGCATTTAACGAAGTAGGATTCAAGATCCTTGCTACAGGCGGCACATACGACATGATCGTAGGTGACGGCATCCCTGCTACAAAGGTCAAGAAGCTCTACGAGGGAAGACCTAACATCACTGATCTTATCGCTAACGGCGAGATCAACCTGATCATCAACACACCTGCAGGTAAGACAAGTGTTCATAACGACAGCTACATCCGTCAGGAAGCTATCAAGCACAGGATCCCCTACATGACGACAATGGCAGCCGCAAAGGCTTCCGCTGAGGGTATCAAGGCACTGAAGAACAATACACACCTCGGTGTTAAGGCTCTCCAGGATTTCCACGCTGAGATCAAGTGA
- a CDS encoding L-threonine synthase produces the protein MKYISTRGYEKKYSASEAIVLGIAPDGGLFVPESIPTLSADDIEEMKNMAFYQISARVLSKFLDEFSEKELLEYTSQAYHEDKWGENTVPLVQLNAYNDREFILELWHGPTAAFKDVALQLLPHLMTASIKKTGESKKICILTATSGDTGKAALEGFKDLPGTEIIVFYPSDGVSEAQKLQMITTTGSNTHVIAVNGCFDDAQTGVKNIFADQAFNDKLNSNGVKLSSANSINWGRLVPQIAYYVYSYIELLRTEKIEKGESINIVVPTGNFGNILAAWYAKQMGIPVHRLICASNRNKVLCDFFSSGKYDRNREFFKTTSPSMDILISSNLERLLFELTDKNAEQVKEWMKELNTNGVYSVDAKTLKKLQMLFVGGFADETGVSKTILDVYDRTDNVIDTHTAVGFNIYNRYHQRSSDEAKTVFASTASPFKFSPAVMDALRGNGYSNGRSVETIIKELSEESGLEIPAGIKDLSSKEILHKDMIEKDQMENKVEEILIG, from the coding sequence ATGAAGTATATAAGCACAAGAGGTTATGAGAAGAAGTACTCGGCATCAGAGGCTATCGTTCTGGGTATCGCACCCGACGGCGGACTCTTTGTACCCGAATCCATCCCGACTCTTTCCGCGGATGATATCGAAGAGATGAAGAACATGGCTTTCTACCAGATCTCCGCAAGGGTCCTTTCGAAGTTCCTTGACGAGTTCTCCGAGAAAGAGCTCCTCGAGTACACATCTCAGGCATATCACGAAGATAAGTGGGGAGAGAACACGGTTCCCCTCGTACAGCTCAATGCATATAACGACAGAGAGTTCATCCTCGAGCTCTGGCACGGACCTACGGCAGCATTTAAGGATGTTGCTCTCCAGCTCCTGCCTCACCTTATGACTGCTTCTATCAAGAAGACGGGCGAGAGCAAGAAGATCTGTATCCTTACCGCAACATCAGGTGATACGGGTAAGGCTGCTCTTGAGGGCTTTAAGGATCTTCCCGGTACCGAGATCATCGTATTCTATCCTTCCGACGGAGTATCCGAGGCTCAGAAGCTTCAGATGATCACGACAACGGGTTCCAATACTCATGTAATCGCGGTAAACGGCTGCTTTGACGATGCTCAGACAGGCGTTAAGAATATCTTTGCGGATCAGGCTTTCAACGATAAGCTTAATAGCAACGGCGTTAAGCTCTCTTCTGCTAATTCCATCAACTGGGGCCGTCTCGTTCCTCAGATCGCTTACTATGTATATTCCTACATCGAGCTTTTGAGAACTGAGAAGATCGAGAAGGGCGAGTCCATCAATATCGTAGTTCCTACGGGTAACTTCGGTAACATCCTCGCTGCATGGTATGCAAAGCAGATGGGTATCCCCGTACACAGACTTATCTGTGCTTCCAACAGGAACAAGGTACTCTGCGATTTCTTCAGTTCCGGTAAGTATGACAGGAACAGAGAGTTCTTTAAGACTACATCTCCTTCCATGGATATCCTTATATCCTCTAACCTCGAAAGACTTCTCTTCGAGCTTACGGACAAGAATGCCGAGCAGGTCAAGGAGTGGATGAAGGAGCTCAATACTAACGGCGTATACAGCGTAGATGCCAAGACATTGAAGAAACTCCAGATGCTCTTCGTCGGCGGTTTTGCAGATGAGACGGGCGTATCCAAGACTATCCTCGATGTATATGACAGAACGGATAATGTTATCGATACACATACGGCCGTCGGATTTAATATCTACAACCGTTACCACCAGAGATCTTCCGACGAGGCTAAGACGGTATTTGCTTCAACGGCATCTCCGTTCAAGTTCTCTCCCGCAGTAATGGATGCTCTTCGCGGAAACGGCTACAGCAACGGCAGATCCGTAGAGACGATCATCAAGGAACTTTCCGAAGAGAGCGGTCTTGAGATCCCCGCAGGTATCAAGGACTTATCCTCCAAAGAGATCCTCCACAAGGATATGATCGAGAAGGATCAGATGGAGAATAAGGTAGAAGAAATCCTCATCGGCTGA
- a CDS encoding dihydrofolate synthase / folylpolyglutamate synthase codes for MTKENNGTPEFLKDALKFGINLGLDRMNKLDEILGDPQKKFKVIHIAGTNGKGSTAAYTASILAASGKKVGVYTSPFLERFSERMRVIDGREGLDKLLTDEAYGEIDADTLSKYSEEVRIAAEKMTSEGYEHPTEFELVTAICYLWFAEKEIDIAVLETGLGGRLDSTNVIADPVCTIITAIGMDHTDRLGNTIAEITGEKAGILKSGSPAVVSSPDEMLISPEERKDVKRVIDERAAELGVDVTYVTAGDCDISFSEDGYMGFTYEGKRFRTRLLGKHQTRNAAAAIEACRIAGADEESIEYGITNAVWKGRAECLSLDPVVVLDGGHNKQCAESLTDVLREMLGGKLRGRRMRVVMGAMKDKDVDGMLETLKAGGVSFDEVFAVKVNNPRTMLPDELSEKLELVYNNKVKAVCYDDAVTAVLEAFRRSAEDGTPLLVTGSLYLIGEIRGALRAEIKRMK; via the coding sequence ATGACCAAGGAAAATAACGGCACACCCGAATTCTTAAAAGACGCATTGAAGTTCGGTATCAACCTGGGACTCGACAGGATGAACAAGCTCGACGAGATCCTCGGGGACCCTCAAAAGAAGTTCAAGGTGATCCATATCGCAGGAACGAACGGCAAGGGCTCGACAGCCGCATATACCGCATCGATCCTTGCCGCATCTGGAAAGAAAGTAGGCGTCTATACGTCACCTTTCCTCGAGAGATTCTCCGAGAGGATGAGGGTCATCGACGGAAGAGAAGGACTTGATAAGCTCCTGACTGACGAAGCATACGGCGAGATCGATGCAGATACGCTTTCAAAGTATTCTGAAGAAGTACGCATCGCTGCCGAGAAGATGACCTCAGAAGGATATGAGCATCCGACGGAGTTCGAGCTCGTAACGGCTATCTGCTATCTCTGGTTCGCCGAAAAGGAGATCGACATCGCGGTCCTCGAGACGGGACTTGGCGGAAGGCTCGACTCGACTAACGTTATCGCGGATCCCGTCTGTACGATCATCACGGCTATCGGAATGGACCATACCGACAGGCTCGGAAATACCATAGCGGAGATCACGGGTGAGAAGGCCGGCATATTAAAGAGCGGCTCTCCCGCAGTAGTCTCGTCACCTGACGAGATGCTGATCAGCCCTGAAGAGCGAAAGGACGTAAAGCGCGTTATCGATGAGCGTGCAGCCGAGCTCGGAGTGGACGTCACATATGTCACGGCAGGCGACTGCGATATCAGCTTCAGCGAAGACGGATACATGGGATTTACTTACGAAGGTAAGAGGTTCAGGACGAGGCTTCTCGGAAAGCACCAGACAAGAAATGCTGCAGCTGCGATTGAAGCATGCCGCATCGCGGGAGCAGACGAAGAGTCGATCGAGTACGGTATCACGAATGCCGTATGGAAGGGCAGGGCTGAATGCCTCAGTCTCGACCCCGTAGTCGTACTCGACGGCGGACACAATAAGCAGTGTGCCGAGAGCCTTACGGACGTTCTTCGCGAGATGCTCGGCGGAAAGCTTCGCGGACGCAGGATGAGAGTCGTCATGGGCGCCATGAAGGATAAGGACGTTGACGGCATGCTCGAGACGCTCAAGGCAGGCGGAGTCAGCTTTGACGAAGTCTTTGCAGTCAAAGTCAACAACCCCAGGACCATGTTGCCCGATGAACTTTCGGAAAAGCTCGAACTTGTGTATAATAACAAGGTTAAAGCGGTCTGTTATGACGACGCCGTAACTGCGGTACTCGAGGCCTTCAGAAGGTCAGCAGAGGACGGAACACCTCTTCTTGTGACAGGGTCGCTCTATCTTATAGGGGAAATACGAGGCGCGCTTCGTGCCGAGATAAAAAGGATGAAATAA
- a CDS encoding Putative flippase GtrA (transmembrane translocase of bactoprenol-linked glucose), which yields MTFKELLYGSDRFTQKQEKFRMFAMYFVTGILTCLANFICFTLFDKFVHAELHATIIKWDFDLMLILNQTVAWVASTLTAFFTNRAFVFRSKGNVLLELLGFCCARLSTLISIEIALFAVFVMILEHNVGIPTDTLIVEIIGFDLTWLYVVKLIDSIVLVAVNYVLSRWVVFRRGMKKTDDQGK from the coding sequence ATGACATTCAAAGAATTACTGTACGGCAGTGACAGATTTACACAAAAGCAGGAAAAGTTCAGGATGTTCGCGATGTATTTCGTTACGGGCATCTTGACGTGTCTTGCAAACTTTATCTGCTTTACCCTTTTCGATAAGTTCGTTCATGCCGAGCTTCACGCCACGATCATCAAGTGGGACTTTGACCTCATGCTGATCTTAAACCAGACGGTTGCCTGGGTAGCCTCTACGCTTACGGCTTTCTTCACGAACAGAGCATTCGTATTCAGATCAAAGGGTAATGTTCTACTGGAGCTCCTGGGATTTTGCTGTGCAAGGCTGTCGACTCTGATCTCGATCGAGATCGCGCTCTTTGCGGTCTTTGTCATGATCCTGGAGCACAATGTCGGTATACCGACCGATACCCTGATCGTTGAGATAATAGGATTTGATCTTACCTGGCTCTATGTAGTCAAGCTCATAGATTCCATCGTGCTCGTCGCAGTTAATTACGTACTGAGCAGATGGGTAGTCTTCAGGAGAGGAATGAAAAAGACAGATGACCAAGGAAAATAA
- a CDS encoding Cadherin-like beta sandwich domain-containing protein yields MRKSVFTKIVHIVLLMSVVIGLVASPCLPLTRDVYADGDIVVTLSTNDSVVNPGDIVTINVVANELCNITRFGDITLRFPQDKVEFVSMAQPMELGSFSYVCNDPSDGALVVAAVDEVVEADLDTGGEDQSVYFEDSVTLFSASFRVNTQSSDSLRFWLETADGFRNSSGEEFSASIGDGITVTVEDELSSDATLMNLEVEGVSLTPAFSPDVFEYSTSVNSQVTEIEIAAMSRNLSAQVAISDTSLQLGENLIIITVTAQDGTTVNEYKLYVTRQESFFAEGTGLVDSTGRTFTFVAVPNTYDLPDGFVSTTRVINGYTVPVFVREGVTSYLIYMYDGAGEPGFYFYNPTTKVVTRYNTDNYAIISSRVLTVVPVPDAVKIPSGFEPSTLMTSDGVLLEGFVNENNVFIAYMKDEDGNSSFYRYDSQSGRFYDYKTVDKTAERIYGIFFRVFLIISLVEAVVIIATVYLIRRIIANRNNPRPRRV; encoded by the coding sequence ATGCGTAAGAGCGTATTTACAAAGATCGTTCATATCGTCTTATTGATGTCAGTCGTAATCGGGCTGGTAGCATCTCCGTGTCTGCCTTTGACTCGTGATGTCTATGCCGACGGTGATATCGTAGTTACGCTCAGCACCAATGATTCCGTCGTAAATCCCGGAGATATCGTAACGATCAATGTAGTGGCGAACGAGCTTTGCAATATCACGAGATTCGGGGATATCACTTTAAGATTTCCTCAGGATAAAGTTGAATTCGTATCCATGGCTCAGCCGATGGAGCTCGGTTCTTTCTCATATGTATGCAATGATCCTTCGGACGGCGCTCTCGTAGTTGCCGCAGTAGATGAAGTTGTGGAAGCAGACCTCGATACGGGCGGAGAAGATCAGTCCGTATATTTCGAGGATTCGGTCACGCTCTTCAGCGCTTCATTCAGAGTCAATACACAGTCTTCTGATTCACTTCGTTTCTGGCTTGAGACCGCAGACGGATTCAGAAACAGCTCGGGAGAAGAATTCTCGGCTTCGATCGGCGACGGTATCACGGTAACGGTAGAAGATGAGCTTTCGTCGGATGCGACTCTCATGAACCTTGAAGTTGAAGGCGTATCGCTGACCCCTGCATTCAGTCCCGATGTATTCGAGTACTCGACGAGTGTTAACAGTCAGGTGACAGAGATAGAGATAGCAGCTATGTCCAGGAACCTGAGTGCTCAGGTCGCCATATCTGATACGAGCCTGCAGCTTGGCGAGAATCTCATAATCATAACTGTCACGGCTCAGGACGGAACTACCGTCAACGAATATAAGCTCTACGTAACGAGGCAGGAGAGTTTCTTTGCCGAGGGTACGGGCCTTGTCGATTCTACGGGCAGAACGTTTACTTTCGTCGCCGTTCCGAATACTTACGATCTTCCGGACGGATTCGTTTCTACGACAAGAGTCATAAACGGTTATACGGTTCCCGTATTCGTACGAGAAGGTGTAACGAGCTACCTCATCTACATGTACGACGGCGCGGGAGAGCCCGGCTTTTATTTCTACAATCCTACGACTAAGGTCGTCACCAGATACAATACCGATAACTATGCGATAATAAGCAGCAGGGTCTTGACTGTCGTGCCCGTTCCCGATGCGGTAAAGATACCGAGCGGATTTGAGCCTTCAACTCTCATGACTTCCGACGGAGTTCTCCTCGAAGGATTCGTAAACGAGAATAATGTCTTTATCGCCTATATGAAGGATGAGGACGGTAATTCATCCTTCTACAGATACGACTCGCAGTCCGGCAGATTCTACGACTATAAGACGGTCGATAAGACTGCCGAGAGGATATACGGTATCTTTTTCAGAGTTTTCCTGATAATATCCCTTGTCGAAGCGGTCGTTATCATCGCTACGGTATATCTTATCCGCAGGATCATCGCGAACCGTAATAATCCGAGGCCGAGAAGGGTATGA
- a CDS encoding Beta-N-acetylglucosaminidase, with protein MKRKKTTEYLITATITAVLGIVLTVVTAVALGGMSTPVKDLKGDGADIMQRTAEITGGNNVSLAEQRVGSGLLSVGDYTIRCFTSADYLSLNKDDEAFANDLAIALEGEADPDTVDDILDLLDDHSRMYAIDQMVTKCDKSFASTTEVSSDPGDSFTDCVVTKPLEGTDGYTIGIRRVEGNFTATGDEVRTDFFVDGVLYQGNIRMSDAEDGDGNDFVMAWDTSVVDSGEHDVFILLRSSDGRGQIIAGGTIMVPRCMTLVNDRVQQGSIDQNSSISWYILNAEDRDAYVNFVGLSDDIKVSLYDAYGEFIGTNDLLDSDYEILRGHKQDVNKITEDTGIPGASNNFFVRVERGEGCSSESDAISYTMVQSRNVALYEGSYYAVLDDIGAVPTPLPISSSNSPYSGSTVRLGDLNNNEIEVVYEDVRYLPLSGFLTKLDLSDTGTGRGVDFFPNFAGKTVDYGFYSTSLGTLNLDFVTQEGYAATVDITLDNQGNVSSYSQGDTITLGPGENTIKVMVNAFDGTVKSYSVYILNGDDSGDFSESTLSLFPQSYYSGLWLLHSLHPAYCFRPYNTGMSFPTVLDNEDSADRSLANIYSHPAWCQSGSPEYDGGGWYAATNEVIQYFVDPRNYLDPQHIFSFEMLSFDSTAQTVDGVRNIVAGSFMEDTSEYDYAQIIYDAGQTANVSPYFLASRILQEMGYNGESELCHGTLDGYEGYYNFYNIGSTPDPSIQNGALINGARYAQWGQDPDGQQITPEEASLMLPWNSVDRAITGGALWIASRYTAAGQDTLYFQKFDVIDNEDGLYMHQYAQNISMAYTEGARYFSGYASIDMLDQPFTFVIPVYTDMPEQFGTMPYSGA; from the coding sequence ATGAAGAGAAAAAAGACGACAGAATATCTTATTACGGCAACGATAACGGCAGTGCTCGGTATCGTACTTACGGTAGTGACCGCGGTCGCTCTCGGAGGTATGAGTACGCCCGTTAAGGACCTTAAAGGTGACGGTGCCGATATAATGCAGAGGACAGCCGAGATCACGGGCGGAAATAACGTATCTCTTGCCGAGCAGCGTGTAGGCTCGGGTCTTCTGTCAGTAGGTGACTATACCATCCGCTGCTTTACTAGCGCGGATTACTTATCGCTCAATAAGGACGATGAGGCTTTTGCAAATGATCTTGCGATCGCGCTCGAAGGTGAGGCCGATCCCGATACGGTCGATGATATACTCGATCTTCTCGATGACCATTCGAGAATGTATGCGATCGATCAGATGGTCACGAAGTGTGATAAGTCATTTGCCTCAACGACTGAAGTTTCTTCAGACCCCGGCGACAGCTTTACCGACTGCGTGGTAACAAAGCCTCTCGAGGGTACCGACGGCTATACGATCGGTATCAGAAGAGTAGAGGGTAACTTTACCGCGACGGGCGATGAAGTCAGAACGGATTTCTTCGTTGACGGAGTCCTTTACCAGGGCAATATCAGGATGAGCGACGCCGAGGACGGTGACGGAAATGATTTCGTCATGGCATGGGATACTTCGGTCGTCGATTCGGGCGAGCACGATGTATTCATTCTCCTGAGGTCATCCGACGGAAGGGGTCAGATAATCGCGGGCGGTACGATAATGGTGCCTCGATGCATGACTCTCGTAAACGATAGGGTACAGCAGGGTTCCATTGATCAGAACAGCAGCATCTCATGGTATATCTTAAATGCCGAAGACCGTGATGCATACGTTAACTTCGTAGGGCTTAGCGACGATATCAAGGTATCGCTCTACGATGCATACGGAGAGTTCATCGGAACTAACGATCTTCTCGATTCCGACTATGAGATATTAAGAGGCCATAAGCAGGACGTTAACAAGATCACTGAGGATACGGGTATCCCCGGAGCATCGAATAATTTCTTCGTAAGAGTAGAAAGAGGCGAGGGCTGCTCGTCCGAGTCGGATGCAATAAGCTACACGATGGTACAGAGCAGGAACGTAGCTTTGTACGAAGGTTCCTACTATGCCGTATTGGACGATATCGGAGCAGTTCCCACACCGCTTCCCATATCATCGAGCAACAGCCCTTATTCGGGGTCTACCGTAAGGCTCGGCGATCTTAACAATAACGAGATCGAAGTCGTCTACGAGGATGTCAGATATCTTCCTTTGAGCGGATTCCTGACAAAGCTCGATCTGAGCGATACGGGCACGGGAAGAGGCGTTGATTTCTTCCCCAACTTTGCGGGTAAGACCGTTGATTACGGATTCTATTCCACGTCCCTTGGTACTCTCAACCTCGACTTCGTGACTCAGGAGGGATATGCGGCAACAGTCGATATCACTCTCGATAATCAGGGCAATGTCTCATCGTATTCACAGGGTGATACTATCACGTTAGGTCCCGGCGAGAATACGATCAAGGTAATGGTCAATGCTTTTGACGGAACGGTCAAATCCTATTCCGTTTATATCCTGAACGGAGATGACAGCGGTGACTTCAGCGAGTCTACCTTGTCACTCTTCCCTCAGTCATATTATAGCGGCCTGTGGCTCCTTCATTCGCTTCATCCCGCATATTGCTTCAGACCTTATAACACGGGTATGTCTTTCCCGACCGTTCTCGATAACGAGGACAGTGCCGACAGGAGCCTTGCGAATATCTATTCGCATCCCGCATGGTGCCAGAGCGGCAGCCCTGAGTACGACGGCGGCGGATGGTATGCTGCGACTAATGAAGTAATACAGTATTTCGTGGATCCGAGAAACTATCTTGATCCTCAGCATATCTTCTCCTTCGAGATGCTCTCTTTCGACAGCACAGCTCAGACAGTCGACGGTGTAAGAAATATCGTTGCCGGAAGCTTCATGGAAGATACGTCGGAGTATGACTATGCTCAGATCATCTACGACGCGGGCCAGACTGCAAATGTCTCTCCTTATTTCCTCGCGAGCAGGATATTGCAGGAGATGGGCTACAACGGTGAGTCCGAGCTCTGCCACGGTACGCTTGACGGATACGAAGGTTACTATAACTTCTATAACATCGGATCAACGCCCGATCCTTCGATCCAGAACGGTGCTCTCATAAACGGTGCGAGATATGCGCAGTGGGGACAGGATCCCGACGGACAGCAGATCACTCCCGAGGAAGCATCACTCATGCTTCCCTGGAACTCCGTAGACCGTGCGATCACGGGCGGGGCGCTTTGGATCGCTTCGAGATATACGGCCGCAGGTCAGGATACTCTTTACTTCCAGAAGTTCGACGTTATCGATAACGAAGACGGACTTTATATGCACCAGTATGCACAGAACATCTCGATGGCATATACTGAGGGAGCAAGATACTTCTCGGGTTATGCCTCCATCGACATGCTCGATCAGCCTTTCACGTTCGTGATCCCCGTCTATACGGATATGCCCGAACAGTTCGGAACGATGCCATATTCGGGAGCCTGA